The Acidimicrobiia bacterium region TCGCGATCTCCGCGACGACCGGCGCGCCGCCGGTGCCGGTGCCGCCGCCCTTGCCCGCGGTGATGAAGATCATGTCGGAGCCCTTGAGGACCTCCTCGATCTCCTCGCGGTGCTCGTCGGCCGCCTGCCGTCCGACCTCGGGGTCGCTGCCGGCGCCGAGCCCGCGCGTGAGCTGCCGACCGATGTCGAGCTTCACGTCCGCGTCCGACAGCAAGAGAGACTGCGCGTCGGTGTTCACGGCGATGAACTCGACGCCCTTCAATCCCGCGTCGATCATGCGGTTGATGGCGTTGCAACCGCCGCCGCCGACGCCGACCACCTTGATCACCGCGAGGTAGTTCTGCGGATTGCCGAGCATTGAGGACCCTTCCCTCGAGGGACGCGGCCGGCGGACCAGGGCAAACGTCCCAGAGTCTCGACCTTCAGTGCAGGTTTAGCCTTATGTCAACCTGTGCTGCGGGTCGAGACTGTACCGGAGGCACCCCTCATGGTCAACGTGCGCCTGCGTTCGCGCGCACACGTGATCAGGAGTTGCAGACACGAATCACGCATTGCAGTGCGCGCCGGGCGCGGGCATCGCGACCGGGTTCGCGACCGAGCTGACGTCGACGTAGGTCACGGCGCAGTCGATGCGCTCGAGCACCGACTCGGCGACCGTGCCCTTGCTCCGCAGCAGCGTGAGATCGCCGAGCCGAACCTCTCCCCCGACGACCAAGTACACGCGCACATCGTTCGCGCTCGACGCGCTGATCGCACCGACCCGCTGCGCGAAGTTGCGCGGGAACTCCGACATGACCCCGGTGACGCTGCCGACCGCGATGCGGCCCCCGGTCGCGGGCACCTTCGCCAGCCCTCGCAGCTCGATGACGTTCGGCGGCGGCGTCGGCGCGGCCCGCTGCACGCGGCCGTCGTAGCCGATGAGCACGACACCGCCCCCGGGTTTGCGCGCCCACAACGCGATGCCGAGCTGTTGGACGTGGATGCGAACCGTGCCCGAGAAATCGCGCGTGACCTCGGCCGAGCCGATGCCCGGCACCTGATCGATGCGGCGCGCGATCGCGCCGGTCGACACCAGCAGCAGCGGGTCGCGTCGGTGGACCCCGCTCGCAGCGACGATCGCGGCGGCACGACCCTGCGGTACACCGGTCACCACGATGTGGTCGACGTCGAGGAACGGTGAGCGCACGACGAGCAGCGCCCCGCCCGCGACGATCAAGAGCGAGAGCGCCGCGAGCAGCAGTCGCGTCCGGCGGCGGTCGTGCTCGCGCTCGACCTCGATCCGGCGCGCGTGGATGCGCGGGTCGACCGCGAGCGGCGACGCGGCGATGGGCGCGCCATCGAGTCCGTCGTCGCGCTCGAGCTGCGTGAGATCGATGTCGACGACTTCGGCCACGACGGTTTCGTCACGTGACCGGGTGTCGCCATCGTCAGGCGCCGCCATCGGTACCTCCGAATCCCACGAGGCGCACCTCGGGCTCGAGCACGATGCCGGTCGCGTCGACGACCCGACGGCGCACCTCACCGATGAGCGCGTGCACGTCGTGCGCGGTCGCACCGGGCTCGGCCTGGATGAAGTTCGCGTGCTTGGTGCTCACGGACGCACCGCCGACGCGCAGACCCTTGAGCCCGGCCGCGTCGATGAGCCGACCCGCGCTGTCGTCGGGAGGGTTCGAGAAGACCGAGCCCGCGTTCGCGCCGCCGGGCTGGTGCTCGCGTCGCCACCGGACGATCTCGTCGATGCGGGCCGCGCAGGCGGCGCGCTCGTCGGCGCTGACGCGAAACCGCGCCGACAGCACGAGGGTGTCCGCGCCCACGTTCGAGTGGCGGTACGCGAAGCCGAGGTCCGCGTTCGCACGGGTCTCGACCTCGCCCCGGCGCAGGTCGACCAGACGCGCATCGACGAGCACATCGCGCGTCTCCCGTCCGTGCCCTCCCGCGTTCATGCGCACGGCACCACCGACGCTGCCGGGGATGCCGACGTAGAACTCGAGCCCCGCGACGCCTTCGCGCGCGGCCCGGCGGGCGACCACGGGAAGCCGCGCGATCCCGCCCGCCGTGACCAGGCCGGCCCCGGTGTCGATCGCGATGTGCTCGAAGTCGGCGGCGAGCATCACCGCGATGCCGGGAAAACCGGCGTCGGCGACGAGCAGGTTCGAACCCGCTCCGACGACGACCAATGGAAGATCGAGGTCGCGCAGCGCGGCGGCGAGCGGACCGAGATCGTCCTCGTGCGCGACCCGCACGAGGACCGCGAGCGGGCCGCCGACGCGGTAGGTCGTGAGCTCGCCGCTCGGGAAGTCGCGCTGCACCCGACCGGGAGGCAGGCGGGCTTCGAGGCGCGCGGCCGCGTCGGCGAGCCCGATCACGCGCGCTCTCCCCGGCGCCTCGCCTCCTGGATCCAGTCGTCGTGGACCCGCGTGATGTCGCCGCAGCCGAGGGTCACGACGACGTCGTGCGGCCGACCGAACCGCCACGGGATGTCGCGCAGCTGTTCCCATTCGGGCAGGTACACGACCGGAGCTTCGGGATGGCGCTCGCGCACGGCGTTCGCGACGAGCTCGCCCGTCACCCCAGGGATGGGATCCTCGGACGCGCCGTCGAGTCCGGTCACGATCACGAGGTCGGCGTCGACGAAGACATCGCCGAACTCCGACGCGTGCCGGCTGATGCGCGTGTAGCGATGCGGCTGGCACACCGCGACGACGCGCCCGGGCTCCGCCTCGCCGGCGGCGACCTCGCGAGCGAGCGCGAGCGTCGCCGCGATCTCGCTCGCGGTGTGCGCGTAGTCGTCGTAGTAGGCACCGCCGTTCCACTCGCCGCGAAGCTCGAAACGGCGCGCCATCCCGCTGAAGCCGGCGAGTCCGTCGCGCACCGCGTCGATTGGGACCCCGAGCTCGAGCGCGAGCGCGGCCGCGCCGGTTGCGTCGAGCGCGTTGTGGCGGCCGTGCATGCGCAGCGGGATCGTCGTGGCAACGCCGCCGTCGACTGCCAGGTCGAAGCTCGAACCGCCGAGCTCACTGCGGTAGTTGCTCGCGCGGTAGCGCGCGGCGTCGTCGAACCCGTAGGTGATCGCGTCGGTACCCACAGCGAGCTTTGCCGCCTCTGGATCGTCGATGCACACGACGCGCGGGCCGCTTGCCCCGTGCACGAACTCCTCGAACCCGGCGACGAGCGCGTCGAACGTGCCCCAGCGGTCGAGATGGTCGGCTTCGACGTTCGTGACGATGACCGCGTCGCGCGGCAGCCGGAGGAACGTACCGTCGCTCTCGTCGGCCTCGACGACGATCCACTCCCCCGAGTCGCGCGCGGTGTTCGTGCCGAGACCGACGACGACGCCGCCCGCGATGAAGCTCGGATGCAGCCCGCCCGCGCGCAGGGCCGCCGTGACCATGCCCGTCGTCGTGGTCTTGCCGTGCGTTCCCGACACTGCGACGGCCTTCGAGCTCGTCGCGACGAGGAGGCTGAGCATGTCGGCCCGCGAGAGCACGGGGATGCCGCGCCGGCGCGCCTCGACGACCTCGACGTTCGTGTCGCGCACCGCGGTGGAGATTGCGAGGGCGTCGCAGGGTTCCGGAAGGTGCTCGACCGCATGCCCGACGAACGTCGGGATGCCCTCGGAGGCGAGCCGGTCGAGCAGCTTCGAGTGCCGCTGGTCGGAGCCGGTGACACGGTGACCGAGCGCGTGCAGGTACCGCGCGATCGCGCTCATACCCGCGCCGCCGATCGCGACGACGTGCACCGTGCGCGGCGCACCGAGGTCGAAGTGATCGACGTCAGCCACGCGCGCGCTCCTCGACGTAGTCCGCGAGACGCGCCGCGGCGTCCGGGCGCGCCATCGCACGGGCGGCGCGGCCCATCGCGTCGAGCCCGTCGCGGTCGGCGAGCAGCTTCGAGAGCAGCGGGTCGACGCGAGCGGCATCACACTCGGCATCGGGCACGACGACGCCGGCGCCGTGCTGCTCGAGCGTGCGCGCGTTGTGCATCTGGTGGTCGCTCGGCGCGCCCGGCAACGGCACGAAGACCGCGGGCACCCCCGCGGCGGTGAGCTCGGCGACCGATCCCGATCCGGCGCGACCGAGTACGAGCGAGCAGCGCGCGTAGAGCCGGTCGATGTGGTCCTCGTAGGGCACGAGGGTGTAGTCCAGCCGGTCGCCGGGGCGACGGACGGAACGGAAGCGTTGCTCGCACTCGTCGAAGTTGCGGGGACCGCTCACGTGATGGACCGCGACGTCGTCGCGATCGCGCCAGCGTTCGGCGAGCCCGAGCGCGGTCTCGTTGAGCGTTCCCGCACCGAGCGATCCGCCGACGATGGCGAGCAGCGGCGGCGCGGTCGGCGCGCGCACGAGGCCGGCGAGCTCGGGACGGACGGGGTTGCCGACGAGCCGAGCGCCGCGCAGTGGCGTGTCCGGGAGCGAGGTGGCGCCGTGCGCGCCGAGTCGCACCGACAGCCGGTTCGCGAGACCCGGCGCGGCGTCCTGCTCGTGCACGATCGTCGGGATGCGCGCCGCACGCGCGGCGACGACGACGGGCAGCGACACGTAGCTCCCGAAGCCCACGACCACGCGCGGCCGGAAGCGCCGCACGAGCCGGCGAGAGAGCCAGGTTGCCCGGAACGCGCTCGCGATCACACGTGCGTTCTCCAACGAGATGCTCCGGCGCAGGCCGGTGTCGAGCGCCAGCACGTCGAGCGGGAAGCCCGCGTCACCGACGATGCGCTGCTCGAAGCCGCGGTCGCCGACGGCGAACCGCACCGACCCGCGCGCGTGACCGCGCGCTTCGAGCTCGCGTGCGAGCGCGAGCGCGGGGTAGGTATGGCCTCCGGTTCCGCCCGCCGCGAGCAGCGCGAACACCGGCGCTCCGTCGACTGTGCTCATGCGGCTCCGACCTGCGGCGCTCGATCCGATGAGCTCCACATCATCCCTGCACCGACCGCGCCTCCGGCCTGCGCCCGACCGCTCATGCGGCTCCGACCCGCGGCGCTCGATCCGATGAGCTCCACATCATCCCTGCACTGACCGCGCCTCCGGCCTGCGCCTTACCGTTCAGAGCGCGCGTCGGCGACCCGATCGTCGCACCTCCGGGCCACGTTGACGAGCATGCCCGCCGCGATCATGAGGATCACGAGCGACGATCCGCCGGCGGAGAGGAACGGCAGCGGCACGCCCGAGACCGGCAGCACCGATGTGACCATGCCGATGTTGAGCACCGCCGCGCCGACGACCCACGTCGTCACGCCGGCCGCGAGCAGCGCGCCGAAGCGGTCCGGGGCGCGCATCGCGATGCGGTAGCCGACGACGGCGAGCACGACGAACAGTCCGACGATCATGAGCGTGCCGAAGAGGCCGAGCTCCTCCCCGATGATCGCGAAGATGAAGTCGGTCTGCGCGGCCGGAAGGAACTGCCACTTCGCCCGCCCGTTGCCGAGCCCGACGCCGGTGACGCCACCGCTGCCGAGCGCGATGAGCGACTGCGAGATCTGGTAGCCCTTGTTCGCGACGTCGTGCCACGGGTGCAGGAACGTGAGCATGCGATCGCGCCGGTACGGCTCGACGAGCGCGCCGATCGTGGTCACGACCGCGAGCCCGCCGAACACTTTCGCGAGCACCCGGCCGGGCACACCCGCGACGATCAACACCGACACGACGATGAAGCCGAGCTCGATGCTCGTCGCGAGATCGGGCTCCATCATCACGAGCATTGCGAACGCCGCGAGCACCGCGACGATGGGGAGCACGGTCGAGCGCCAGTCGTCGATGCGGTCGGCGCGGCGAGTCAGCACGTCGGCCGTGAACACGAGCAGCACGATCTTTGCGACCTCGCTGGGCTGGAAACCGACGAAGCTGCCGATGCCGATCCAGCGGCGCGCGCCCTCGACCTCGATGCCGACGCCGGGCACGAGCACGGCCATGAGACCGGCGATGCCGAGGAACAGCAACGCGCGTGAGTGTCGTTGCCAGGCGTGGTAGTCGATGCGCGAGGCGATGAAGAACGCGACCGCGCCGATGCTCGCCCACGCGAACTGACGCTCGAAGACGTACCACGCGGACCCGTAGTTCGTGAGCGCCTGCACCGACGACGCCGACAGGATCATCACCAGGCCGATGAGGTTCAGCGCGATCACGAGCGCGACGATCACCCACGACAGGGTCGTCGTCGGCGCGAACACGCGCGACCGCAGACCCTGGAGCACGTGGCCGCGCTCCCGGGCGGCGCGCGGTTCGGCGCGGCGCCACGGAATCGCGCCGTCGATGAACGCCATCAGCGAGTCTCCCCGGAGTTGTCGACCTCATCGAGCTCTTGGATCAACGCCGCGACCTCGGCGGCGAAGTCGTCGCCGCGCGCCTCGTAGCCGCCCTCGTACCAGTCCCACGACGCGCAGGCCGGCGAGAGCAATACGACGTCACCGGCTTCGGCGTACGCGGCACCTGCGTGCACGACCGCGCGCATCGAGTCCGCGCGCACCACCGGGCGCTTCCCCGCGAACGCGTGCTCGACCTCGGGCGCGGCCTCGCCGAACGCGACGACCGCGCGGATGCGGTCGACGTCGCGCGCGAGCACGTCGAGATCGATCGCCTTGTTGCGTCCACCCGCGAGGAGCACGACCGAATCGAAGCCCGCGATCGCGCTCGCGGCGGCGTGCGGGTTCGTCGC contains the following coding sequences:
- a CDS encoding FtsQ-type POTRA domain-containing protein, which translates into the protein MAEVVDIDLTQLERDDGLDGAPIAASPLAVDPRIHARRIEVEREHDRRRTRLLLAALSLLIVAGGALLVVRSPFLDVDHIVVTGVPQGRAAAIVAASGVHRRDPLLLVSTGAIARRIDQVPGIGSAEVTRDFSGTVRIHVQQLGIALWARKPGGGVVLIGYDGRVQRAAPTPPPNVIELRGLAKVPATGGRIAVGSVTGVMSEFPRNFAQRVGAISASSANDVRVYLVVGGEVRLGDLTLLRSKGTVAESVLERIDCAVTYVDVSSVANPVAMPAPGAHCNA
- a CDS encoding UDP-N-acetylglucosamine--N-acetylmuramyl-(pentapeptide) pyrophosphoryl-undecaprenol N-acetylglucosamine transferase, translating into MSTVDGAPVFALLAAGGTGGHTYPALALARELEARGHARGSVRFAVGDRGFEQRIVGDAGFPLDVLALDTGLRRSISLENARVIASAFRATWLSRRLVRRFRPRVVVGFGSYVSLPVVVAARAARIPTIVHEQDAAPGLANRLSVRLGAHGATSLPDTPLRGARLVGNPVRPELAGLVRAPTAPPLLAIVGGSLGAGTLNETALGLAERWRDRDDVAVHHVSGPRNFDECEQRFRSVRRPGDRLDYTLVPYEDHIDRLYARCSLVLGRAGSGSVAELTAAGVPAVFVPLPGAPSDHQMHNARTLEQHGAGVVVPDAECDAARVDPLLSKLLADRDGLDAMGRAARAMARPDAAARLADYVEERARG
- the ftsW gene encoding putative lipid II flippase FtsW — encoded protein: MAFIDGAIPWRRAEPRAARERGHVLQGLRSRVFAPTTTLSWVIVALVIALNLIGLVMILSASSVQALTNYGSAWYVFERQFAWASIGAVAFFIASRIDYHAWQRHSRALLFLGIAGLMAVLVPGVGIEVEGARRWIGIGSFVGFQPSEVAKIVLLVFTADVLTRRADRIDDWRSTVLPIVAVLAAFAMLVMMEPDLATSIELGFIVVSVLIVAGVPGRVLAKVFGGLAVVTTIGALVEPYRRDRMLTFLHPWHDVANKGYQISQSLIALGSGGVTGVGLGNGRAKWQFLPAAQTDFIFAIIGEELGLFGTLMIVGLFVVLAVVGYRIAMRAPDRFGALLAAGVTTWVVGAAVLNIGMVTSVLPVSGVPLPFLSAGGSSLVILMIAAGMLVNVARRCDDRVADARSER
- the murB gene encoding UDP-N-acetylmuramate dehydrogenase, which translates into the protein MIGLADAAARLEARLPPGRVQRDFPSGELTTYRVGGPLAVLVRVAHEDDLGPLAAALRDLDLPLVVVGAGSNLLVADAGFPGIAVMLAADFEHIAIDTGAGLVTAGGIARLPVVARRAAREGVAGLEFYVGIPGSVGGAVRMNAGGHGRETRDVLVDARLVDLRRGEVETRANADLGFAYRHSNVGADTLVLSARFRVSADERAACAARIDEIVRWRREHQPGGANAGSVFSNPPDDSAGRLIDAAGLKGLRVGGASVSTKHANFIQAEPGATAHDVHALIGEVRRRVVDATGIVLEPEVRLVGFGGTDGGA
- the murC gene encoding UDP-N-acetylmuramate--L-alanine ligase; the encoded protein is MADVDHFDLGAPRTVHVVAIGGAGMSAIARYLHALGHRVTGSDQRHSKLLDRLASEGIPTFVGHAVEHLPEPCDALAISTAVRDTNVEVVEARRRGIPVLSRADMLSLLVATSSKAVAVSGTHGKTTTTGMVTAALRAGGLHPSFIAGGVVVGLGTNTARDSGEWIVVEADESDGTFLRLPRDAVIVTNVEADHLDRWGTFDALVAGFEEFVHGASGPRVVCIDDPEAAKLAVGTDAITYGFDDAARYRASNYRSELGGSSFDLAVDGGVATTIPLRMHGRHNALDATGAAALALELGVPIDAVRDGLAGFSGMARRFELRGEWNGGAYYDDYAHTASEIAATLALAREVAAGEAEPGRVVAVCQPHRYTRISRHASEFGDVFVDADLVIVTGLDGASEDPIPGVTGELVANAVRERHPEAPVVYLPEWEQLRDIPWRFGRPHDVVVTLGCGDITRVHDDWIQEARRRGERA